A region of Litorilinea aerophila DNA encodes the following proteins:
- a CDS encoding phosphorylase family protein — MTKANLLLLLAVPLPPMALDILGELQAEQTLQTPYGAFGPLALRAPAEGPAVWVQPYTGLPSRTDPRAAIYACRALGVQRILAWDMAVALNPLLRRGAPAIVTDYIDFTSQLPTTFYETEVAPEVDPEQVAQRPAFCPEMTAALRQVLPGVPEVVYLGVDGPRRETPAEARMFRLWGADVIGQNMVPEVSLAQEMELCFAGLVTVASTGADRPPAEPHGEVRASLGVIADLLPTLASLLAPPYACQCASTPA; from the coding sequence ATGACGAAAGCGAACCTGCTCCTGCTCCTGGCTGTTCCGCTGCCACCCATGGCCCTGGACATCCTGGGGGAGCTCCAGGCCGAACAGACCTTGCAGACCCCCTACGGCGCCTTCGGGCCCCTGGCCCTGCGGGCCCCGGCAGAAGGGCCGGCCGTTTGGGTGCAGCCCTATACCGGCCTCCCCTCGCGGACGGACCCGCGCGCGGCCATCTACGCCTGCCGGGCGCTGGGGGTACAGCGCATCCTGGCCTGGGACATGGCTGTGGCCCTGAATCCCCTGCTGCGTCGAGGTGCGCCGGCCATCGTCACCGACTACATCGACTTCACCAGCCAGCTCCCCACCACCTTCTACGAAACGGAGGTGGCGCCCGAGGTGGATCCGGAGCAGGTGGCCCAGCGGCCAGCCTTCTGCCCGGAGATGACCGCAGCCCTGCGCCAGGTCCTGCCCGGGGTGCCCGAAGTGGTCTACCTGGGCGTGGATGGCCCCCGGCGGGAAACGCCGGCCGAGGCTCGCATGTTTCGCCTCTGGGGAGCGGATGTGATCGGCCAGAACATGGTGCCGGAGGTTTCCCTGGCCCAGGAGATGGAGCTCTGCTTTGCCGGCCTGGTGACCGTGGCCAGCACCGGGGCCGACCGCCCGCCGGCCGAGCCCCACGGCGAGGTACGGGCCAGCCTGGGCGTGATCGCGGACCTGCTGCCCACCCTGGCATCCCTGCTGGCGCCGCCCTACGCCTGCCAGTGCGCTTCAACCCCGGCCTGA